The nucleotide sequence CTGTTCAAAAAGCTGATGGAATATGAAAGTGCCGCAATGGAGCCTGACATGAATATTCTGTCTGAATGCGAGCGTGATATAATCGTAGCTATGCATAATTTTAAACAAGAGTATTCAGACCATTTTGGAGTGAAATAATTGTTATGGATGAACAGATGAAACATATTCAGGACGACCTGAACCAGTTCTACAAGGATAATTTGATTACCTACACGGTAGACGGGATCGGTAATGAGGTATGGTCTTACGAAGGCATTACTATCGCCAGTCATGATGATTTCTTCGCTGACGACCCTACCAGCGTATTCTGCCATTGGTTTGTAGACAAGCGTAATCCGTATCTGCATATCGCCCCGGTAAAGAAACATGGCAAATTCTATTTTCTCCCACATAATAATTTCGGATCATGCCCGTGGGCCGATTTCAAAAATTATTATTCGGAGCCTGATCGGTTTAAACAAGCCCTGCTATCGGCAATTACGCTGCTTAAACCCCGTATCCAGATTCTCAAGGGGAAGATCACCATGGTCAAGAAAACCCGGTGGTCGAAGTTCACAACAGAACAATGCATGCAGCTCATAGAAAGCAGCATGCTTACTAGGGTATTTAGGAATATCCATGATTCATACTATATCAAACTGCTGAATGGCAAAGTATGTCCATGCCTCAGGCTTTCCGAAACGCATTACTGTATCCAAGATGGCGAAACTGTATACATAATCAAATATGGCGTCAGCCACTGCAATAAAGAGTATTACGCATGGAAAGACCATTTGACATACTCCCACGACTAAAGTCGTGGGATTCTCCCCGTGGCACCTAGATGGTGCCGCATAGGGGAAAGGTGGATGCCCCCACCTTGCACAAGTTTCGTGCCGCATTCGTATCCCTGTCGTGTTCAGCTCCGCAACATGGACAAGTCCAATGCCTGATACCGACATCCTTCAGCAACGGATTCTGGTATCCGCACTCGGAACATAGTTGTGATGACGGATAGTATTTATCCGCATACATCACTGTCTTTCCAGTCTGTCTAGATACATATTCCAATATCGATAAGAATGCAGAGAAACCAAAGTCGTTTATAGATTTCTTGTATTTCCTTTCCATCTTGGCTAGGTCAAGCGTCTCGAATACCATAACGTCATAGTCACGACAAAGTTGCCTAGCCAGTTTCCAATGCATATCAGACCGCTGATTGACTATTTTCTCGTGCAGTTTCTGCAAAGTTCGTAGCGAGCCACGCTTGCCTTTTGACTTGCTGAACCGCCTAGATAGTTTCTTCAACTTACCTAGATTGGACTTGAGTAGCTTAGGCATACTGCAATCATCGCTGTTAGATGCAACAAGGAAGTTGTGCAGACTGAAATCAAAGCCAACGATTTCACCCGATTTTGCCCATTCGGTCTGTTCTTCTTCCTTTTCTATAACTACGTAGATGTAGTATCCGCTACTTTTCCGCTTGACGGTCAAGGTCTTTACCTTACCGTCTATGTCCCTACTATTCCAATAGGGAAAATCCTTCTTACCTATCCTGATTCTGTTTCCATCATGAAACTTATATCCAGACTGCTTCGTAGTGAACGAATGGTACTTGGAACTCTTCTGGAAATGAGGGGGATTCGTCTTCCTCTTGGCCTTCAGATTACTGAAGAACAGACTATATGCACGGTCTATCCTGTCGGTTATGTCTTGAATAGCCTGTGACGGAACCTCGTTCCATTCTTGATTCTGGCGTTTCACCTTCGTTAAGTGCTTCTGCAACTGATACTTGTTCAGCATCTTGCCGTACATAGCATAGTATCTACGATGCAAGGCAATACAGTGGTTGTAGATATGACCCGAAATTATAAGTATATGGTCGAGATACTTCAGTGTATCACGATTGTATAGCTTGTTCTTGTATGTCTTTACTACTACCATGGATAAGCAAAATGCCCCGATGACACTTGTTGTGGTATTTAGCATCATCGGAGCATCAAATGTTCATTTAGATTGGCTAAGAATACCACTAATTAACCACTCTATACTATATGTTTATAATATTTTATTTTTGTTTTATGTTTCCATCTTGCATTCATATCAACAATATACTATATTTATACCAAGGTGGCAATCATCCCACGGTTAAACCCGTGGGCTTTCGGTTCAACGTAAATAGGATTAACACATGATGACACCGTTCATGAAAGCGCAAGTGCATTCGCTATTCCAGCTCAGCCATGACCGTGATGAAGCCAAAAAGCAAGTCAAAGTCATCACTCACGGCAAGCCATTCCATTTCATCTGCAAGACGTGTTCATGTGAATATGAGGCGCCGGCATTGATCTGTACACATAAGATTCTCGGCGGCGTTCGTAAACATTGGTGGAGTAGTGAACGCACTCCACGTAAATCCGAATATCTCTATGAATGTCCGGAATGTCACACCACAAATGCGGCGACGTGAACCATGTTAACACAAGCGCAAATAGACTCGACGATCAACGCTATCATAAATGTCCTCGAAAAATTCGATGTCCCGTATAAGACACTGGACAATACCGACGGATCACGAAACGGCGTAAGGTGGAGTAATGTGTTCTATGTCTACCCGGTTAATGATGACAATGTGGAGAATGCCGGAAATTATTCCAAGTTTCGATTCTTCTGCCCTTCAGGACCGGTTAATTTTGATGAATCTGAAATAAAAACAATTGTGCATGATATGGAAACAATATTTAGTGAGGCAAAACATGACTTGGCTTGATATTGAAGGAACCCTTATTGATGATCTTGAAAACCGAAACTGGCTCGACCTGTCAAACATAGTTGTGTGTGGCTATAAGTTTGGACTTTTCACTTGGGGATGGTACGACCATTCCGAAGTCGATATGGATTTAGTCCACTTGATCGAGCAGAAACTCCAGTCGCCATTCTTTTCGCACGATTGCACTGAAATTATCACCAAAAAAGACTGTATGAATTTCATGCACGAGAAAGGATTGTGGACTTGGAAGGATTGGGACCCCAACTGCAAGTATGATGTGGATGCGGAACTGGATTTCAATTCCAAATTTACTAAGGTATCCGTATTCATCGAAATGTTTAAGGATCAGCATGAAAGCTGGCTGTTCGACGATTCCATTACCGAAAGTCAAAAAATACAGTTTTTAAAGTCAGACAACACTATCGTCCTGATGAATCCCCATGAAGATGAACAATAATGTAATTGTGGTGGCCGGTGAATAATTCAGTCAACCGGTGTTGACAATACTGAAACAGTTTGCTATATTACCTCGTATGGAACAGTTAAAAAACTATATTCGGTTTTCCCCACATATGGCGGATTATACGATATCTTATATCAGATCTATGGCAGACCAATATGGTTGGCGCTTTTCCAAGAATGATGACGGTATCATCGTGTCGTTCGACAATACTAATGTCACGGCGCCATCGTTGATGATGTATTTAAGGTGCATACCGGGCGCTCTTTCGCATGTGACAGACATGGTAATCACCGGGTTTAAGCTCCCATAGGAGATATGTGCAATGGACGTGAATGAGTTTTTTAAGCAAAAAAATCGAGACGAACAATTAGCAGACATCGATGCAGCAAAAGCCTTGACACGAGAAATGCGCCATGAAGTAGACAAGTACACAAAACTTGCTACGCTCGCATTTGCTGATGAAGTAGAACTTGTTAAACGCTACATCTATAGTCATCGTATTACGTTCTATTTGAACGATGCAATGAAATGGCGCCGTATTATGGATGACGGGGTCCCGGCACAGTTAACTAAAGAACAGAACGAATACCGAGAAGCATTTGACAGGGTGGTTGAATTTGTTTCAGAATTTGCTACTGGCAATAAAGAATGTGTGCTTGAAATTCCTGAAATTAGTCAACAGGGTTACGAATGTTCTGGATGGAATATCAAGTTTAGCTTCATCGACAAGATGTTCGAATTTACATTGCCTAATATCGACAAGCTCGATACCGATAACTATTACTACTCACATGAGGGTAAGTTTTGGATCGGTGTGTACGTAAATTCGTATTGCGTCGAACAAGTTGCATCGTCATACAGCATTGATGACTTGCAAAAAGAATTCATGAATCTGTTTCACCTGTAAGGGATTTCTATTATGATTAAACTGATGGTTTGTGGAAGCCGTGGAATTACTGACCCCAGACTCGTATTCCGTATTATCGACGAATATGTCGAGACACTGGGCGACGATGTCACCATTATCGAGGGCGAGGCGAAGGGTGTAGACCAGCTTGCCAGAAAATGGGCGGAAGAACATGGCAAGGCGATCATGTCATTCCCCGCTGAATGGGACCTGTATGGCAAGTCTGCCGGTTTCAAACGTAACTGTGATATGGTTGCCGCATGCGACCACTGCTTGATTATGTGGGATGGCCAGTCCAAGGGTACAAAACATGATATAGATCTTTGTACCAAATCTGGAAAACCCCATAAAATTGTTATCGTGGAGTAATTTATGCCGCTTATTACCGAGCATACAATTTATAAATTTGAAAACAATTCGTTTCCGTCGAAAGATGCTGCCGTAGAGTATGTAAAGCAGTATAAAGATCGTCTTATCATGAGACGTGACCGCCTTGTCGATCAAATCCATGAGTTTAAGGATTATAAGCTGCCCGAAACGGTGCAACAGCTCGATGCTTGCATGACGACACCCGACAAAGATTTTCTTCAGTTCTTTGTTAATGGCTTTTCCATCAAATCAAACATTAGCCAGATCGAGTCGGTGTCATTCAAGTATGTAGAACCATACGTGTCAATTAATGACGGTGCTGCTTACGTCCCCGTTAACAAGAAAACTATGAAAGAATTGCGGTCACTTGTTCGATCTACCATTGCACTACAGCTCGAACAACTCATCACAGAATATAAAGGAATTCGTCATGCACTAAATAAGTGCGGTGATATGATCAAACGCATCAATGAAGACGAGGACATCAAATGAAGTATGCTGGCAAAGAAATCCATGAACTTGAGTATGATAAGTGGGACGGAAAAGCCCGTACCATGATCTGCTGGTCTAGTGACGACTCCCCTATTGTACATGAGGTCGTCGTGGGCGTTTATAAAGTATTCTGGTATACAATATCTGGCCGGCGATACCATCACTGTGCCGAATTGCCTTATGAAAAACATGCACTGTACAAGTGTTCTTATACCGTGTGCGACAAACAGTACACAGACGACCTGTGCCATTTGGATCATCTTTCGGATGGCGAGCCCATATTCCGCTCGTTGGACCATGGTGATGTATTTATTGATTCACGGCTTACATCGGTACAACTGGTTGATAACAGCAAGCCCATCACAAGGCAGATGACGCACAGAGATCTAGCAAACTGGTGCAGAAATGGTGGTGAAATTCTTATCGGCGACACTACGGTTTATAGCTGCTGGACATATGACCTTCGTGATGCTAATGTCCCGTATATCGCAAAAAACATCAAGATCAGGAAGGTTGGTGAGGATACTTGGCATGAACCAGAAATCACACTGAAGCCGGAAGATACTTGGTTTGACTATGATCGTGAATCATATGAACACAATAATCCCCAGTGTATTCAAAGTGAATTGCAATACGGAAAGAAGTATAAATGCTATCGCACTAATGGAACGTGTGTGTCATTATTTTACCATGGTATACCATCTGACGGAAAATATCCAGTATTCAGTGAACATCTAAATCTGGTTGTAAGCGTATTCAGTGAACATCTAAATCTGGTTGTAAGCGATGACTGGTACAAAGTATCGGAATTTTGCATGTTTGAGTTGGATGAATAATTATATTCCTTAACGAGCAGCGTGGTTAATTATGCGTAAATTTCTAATCGGCAACAGTTTTGGCGGTGCACAGATTACTAGGCCCGCATGGGACTACCTTGTATCAACAATAACTGATGATGTTCGAACCGACATGTATCACATAATCTGGCAGAATGCAGCTGCGGCAAACCCAAATATGCATGAAGACCAGACGGCTGATAATACAGAGTCGATTCGTTTCCCGGCATATCTCAAAGAATTGTCTGAATTCAGGCAAATCATACTCAACCTCATCGAACGGCTACACTATGACTATGCCCGTTTCGATGAACTTAATGACCAGCACACATTGAGGATCGTCGAAATCCCCGATGATGGCAGGTCATATACAATCTACGAGGATGAATACGGCTCCGAGTATGTCACGCAAATCCACAAGAATTACTTTGCGCAGCCTGACTGGCTTATGCGTGCAAAGTACAATATCAAGACGATGTGCAAAGATCTCGGACCTTCCGTACGTGGCGTGTTCAATAACACGGACACAAAAGTCTCGATCGCACTTGATGGTGCATATGGCATGGCCAAGTGCTTTAATGAAGACGGCGACAAGCCGGTGTTCTTCTTCCTGAAACGTAATGAATATTACACCGCATCAGATGAACACCAGAAAGAAGGCTACGATATCATCTTTGAGGATAGCACGGCAAACTGTCTTGGCTTTATCCCTGAGTACTTTGATGCTACCGTCATGAAGTCGTTTGTAAACCTGTACAACCTCCTGCAGGAGGATGAATGACGGTTACAGAATTGATCGACGCACTATACTGCTATAACGGTGACACCGAAATTACTATTCTGGAAACAAACGGGAACGTCACGCAGTGGCGCCCGCTGGAACAGCGTGATTTCGAAACCATTCAGGCAGGCGACAAGCGTGTCATGCGCCTGCACCCTAACATTGCATACCAAATAGAGGTAAATCCATGCCAAACAATGTAACACCGGGCGCAAATCTGATTCATGCGTATTGCAATAGTCCAGAGCATGATGCCCATAAGCCGATGTGCTTCTATACATCATCACCATGTTATGATATCGGAGGCCTCCCGGGTGACCACCGACAGGCCGTGTCTACATGGCAACTTGATTGCGTGTATCAAGCTATGGCAGACCATGCCATGAGTCATGGGTGGATGATCTCCGAACAAATTATGACTTTGCGCAACTCATGCGGGCGGGCCTATAGTGAAAAACGATGGTTCATCAGCTACCCACTGAGATAATAGGCTATCCCCAACAAAGTGTGCGCACTAAAAATAAGAATGACTTTTATAAAGGAGCACCAATATGGCGACCGCAGCAGAAAATGCAAGAAAAGTTCTTAATTCAATCAAGGCGAAATTCAATCTGGATAAGTTGCCACGAGGAACATTTATCGAAAGTTTTGGCGATGACCTCGCCTACATCCGATACAACGGTTGTATTACAGGCCGTTACTGCGCAGGGGAACTGACAGACGAGGAAGTCGAGGAACGAGCACAGAAAATAATAGACAACCGTGGTGGACCTAAGATGAACAGCTCAGAGGATTTCCTTGCTCCAGAAGACATTCCACCCTGCATGAGGAGCGTGTAATAAGATAGAAAGTTGGCTAGGTGATGATTCACCTAGCCATTCCATTTATACCCCAATCATATAAATTGCATATGTAACAATATCTAGAGGTAGTTATGCCCGGTCAATTGATGCATATGAGTTATGTAATGTGGATGGAACAACAGATGGCGAAGGGTAATATCCCTTCTGGGCCAGAACCGGTTCCGCCAGAACCAGTTCCACCAATCGTTCTTCCCCCGCAAACTATCCGATTCCGTTTCGAGAATGCAGACTATGATCCAACCGTTATAGAGAATGGCGGGGTTTGGACTAAAGTTGCTGATAGTTCTTATAATGACTGGGACTGGTATTGCGAAGATACTGACTGGAGTGGTAAATTTAATAATAATAATAGTGGATACACATTTACCGAGGATATAAAAGTCAGTATCCTTATCACCGGTGATATGGCAAATATTACATCTGCTGCAGGAATGTTCAATGATTGTACAGGCTTAACAAACATGCCTGAAAATTCATTCCCAAGCTTGACAGTGTGTACTGCTATGTTCCAAGACTGTACAAATTTGGCAAGCATTCCTAATAATGCATTCCCGAATCTGACAAATGGTATTGCTATGTTTAATGGCTGTACAAGTTTAGCAAGCATACCTGAGAATGCATTTCCGAAATTGATTGATGGTAGCTGGATGTTCCAAAACTGTACAAATTTGGCAAGCATTCCTAAGAACGCATTCCAAAACTTGGTTAAGTGTAATGGTATGTTCAATGGTTGTGCAAGTTTGACAAGCATAGATGCGAATGCATTCCAAAATTTGTCTAGGGCACCAGATATAATGTTCAAAAACTGTACAAGCTTAACAAGCATAGCTGATGGTGCATTTACAAGTCTAACAGAGTGTGTGGCTATGTTCCGAGACTGTACAAGTTTGGCAAGCTTACCTAATAATGCATTTCCGAATCTGACTAAGTGTACTGCTATGTTCTATAGATGTACCGCCCTAACAAGTATACCTGAAAATTCATTCCAGAAATTGGTTGATGGATCCAATATGTTCCAAGGCTGTACAAGTTTGACACGCATACCCGAAAATTCATTCCCAAGCTTGACAGTGTGTACTGCTATGTTCCAAGGCTGTACAAGCTTGACAAGCATAGATGCGAATGCATTCCAAAATTTGACTATAGGATCGAATTCGATGTTCAATAACTGTACAAAATTAACCAGCATAGCTGGTAATGCATTCCCGAACCTAACCGATGGGTTCTTTATGTTCCAAAACAGTACAAGCTTGACAAGCATAGATGCGAATGCATTCCCAAACCTAGTTAGTGGAGACTTTATGTTCTCTGGTTGTACAGGCCTAACAAGCATCCCAGAAAATGCATTCCCGAACCTAACCAATGGGTACTGTATGTTCTCTGGCTGTACAAGCTTAACAAGCATAGCTGATGGCGCATTTACAAGTCTAACAGAGTGTATGGCTATGTTCCAAGACTGTACAAGTTTGACAAGCTTACCTAATAATGCATTTCCGAATCTGACTACGTGTACTGCTATGTTCTATAGGTGTACCGCCCTAACAAGTATACCTGAAAATTCATTCCAGAATCTGACTACGTGTTCTGCTATGTTCAATGGTTGTACAAGCTTGGCAAACATACCTGAAAACGCATTATCTAACTTAACCAACGGTACTGCGCTGTTTTATAACTGTACTAGCTTGACTAGCATCCCCGAGAACTTGTGTCCGAATTTGACTAATTCTGCCAGTATGTTCAATGGCTGCACTAATGTTCAAAGTGGTGCATTAAATCTATACAAAAACTTGCTGGCAGGCGGAAAGGTAACAGCCCATACTGATACCTTCAAAAATTGCGGTAAAGATACTGAAACTGGCCTAGAAGAACTCCAGCAGATCCCACAGTCATGGGGTGGCTTGGCAGAAGGCTAATCAAATACATAATCTTGATTATTTTTAAGCCGTATGTTGACAATATACGGCTTTTTTGCTATATTTATACTTACATCACGACCCCGCCGGAAAACAAAGCCTGCCTAGACGCCGACCCGGTCGACATTGATCATAGAATAGGCAGCAAGGAATATCATGAAAAAGCATCCCGTCGTTACTAACGGCAAATTCTTCCATAATACCCTCCGTTCCGTAGGGTACAATACGTACACTGCAATCGCCGACATCATCGACAATTCGGTCGAACCTGAAGTCGGCTCGACAATGGTAAGCGTCATCCCGGAATACACCGGAACCGGCCAGAACGCCAAGATCACTGCGATCCGTATCGTTGACAATGGTTCCGGCATGTCCTTGGAGACCCTTGACGAAGCCATGGCGCTCGGTAGCGAGACCGGAAAGACCGGAAAGCATAATCTCGGTATGTACGGCACCGGCCTGAAGACAGCGGCATTCTCCATGGGCCAGACACTTGAAGTGTATTCTAAGCTTAGCGGCTCCGACTACATCAGCTATGCAAAGATGTCGCTCGCCGAAGCTATCGCCAACGGATCCGACATCGAGGTAGAGATCGGCTCTTACAAGACATCCGAAATCGCAATAATTGCCAACGATATCGGCGGCCATGGGACTATCGTCCGTATTTCGGACCTCGACCGAATGAAGACCTTCAACTACGGCACATTCGTAGGCACCGCAACAAAGCGTCTCAGCATCATTTTCAGCAAGTTCTTCAACCCGGACCCGCATTGCCCGCCGGTGGATTCCCAGAATGCAAATTTCGTACGCATGTACGTCGGCAACCAGCGTGTGCCGTATGTCGATGTGGCAAAGTGCAGCAGGTTCGCAGAACACTGGAAGGATCCCGATAACGACAACACCATGATTATTGACGGCCACAGGATCAAATACAACGTCTGGTTCTCCCCGACAGTATTTGCAGACGACGAGGCCAAGACTGACGACGCTATCCATGACAAATACATCGGAAGGCAAATGTCCAATCAGGGCTTCTATGTATTCCGCCAGAACCGTCTGATCGGCCAAGGCCTTACATTCGGCCTCTGGGCACGCCACCCGTCCGTAAACGGCCTCCATATCGAGATCTTCGTTGACGGTGACACGGACTACCTCTTTGGTACCGGCTTTACCAAGACTGCGTCCGACACCACCGATATCAAGGAGGAGGTCCTCTCCACGTTCCGCTACAGGTTCATGCATTTCGTGAAGCAGGCTCAGGACCGAAACAGCAAGTCCAGCAAGCTTTCCGTCGAGGAGACCCTCAAGAAGGCCGCCATGTACAACGCAATCGTGGACGACCTGAACAGCAAGCCTACACTCCGTGTCCCCGGCATCAAGGCGACAAACTCCGGCAACGGCACTGCCAAGGAACATGAACACCGTGGACCGCAGGCAAACCCGAACCCGATCAAAAAGCGAAATGCCCAGTGGATCACCGAGATCGTCGAGGCTCACATCGGCGAATACGGGAAGATGTATGAATGCGAATTCGGCGAAAACGGGAGCATCGTGAAGATCAACGTGGACCATGCATTCTATACCGAGTTCTACAACAAGCTCGACGTACAGATGCAGGCGACCATGGGGAAGATCCTCGCATGCAACCTTAACGCATTGATCCGATCCGGCTACTTTGCCGATGACGACATTTCCGAGGCTATCGAATCGTTCTTCGCAGCCCAGTCCACCGCAATCAGGACTGCGTTGTCGTAAGTTAACACCAGTAGATTAAAAACGGCTCCTATGGATTATCCCATAGGAGCTGTTTTTATAGTTTCCGATGTGCAATCAGTACTTGTCTGTTATGACCGGGTCGCACGGCAGACGTGGACTGATGTCCTTTACGCTGTCATACCACTGGGACAGTCTGGACAGTTCCTTTTCGAAGATCTCGCCGAGCCGTTTACGCTCCTCGGCAAGTATTTCTCCCATACGTACGGCATCGATTGTACTCACCCCGAACATTTTGCTCAGGTCTACAGGAATCTTGCAGAAGTATGGGGTCAAATCCACGGCATCCGACTTAATCGTGAGCTCGATGTATCCCTCCACTTCCTCTTCGACGAATATGATCCGGCTGCCGTCGAGCTCGGCAAGCAGTATACGCTTGATAATGGACCTTCTTGCGAGTTCCTCGAACTTGTCCAGACGGCCGGTCAATTCCCGGTAACATGCCGACGCAATGTCGGTTATCGGAGTGATATCGGTACATTTCACATAGCTGTCAAGTGAGCCGCTGTTGTACATCGGGCTGTGGTCGTTGAACGACACGAAACGTGGCATCCGGCCGGGTGACAGGTAGACATAGCTGGGGACGGCTTTCTTCACGGGGACACTTACATGCCCGTTACGGTACACCGACACGTCATTCCCCGTGGCCGCCGGATATACAGCGCTGACGTACCGGTTGCCGGCGTCGTCGTACATGTGGGTCATTACGGCCCCGGCACCGTCGAACAGGTCGCCAAGGCTATCGATGAAACCGCTTACCTTGGACCGGTTGGACTGGCGCAATGCGAACTCGTAGTTGGTCTTCGCTGCCTCGTAGTTGATCTTTGCCTCGGCAAGCTCTTGCTCGGCCTCCTGCAATGCCATCTTGGCCTCTTCAAGTGTCGTCATTTCGCCTCCCCTGTGTCACAGATGTCCCTGTAGTCCGGGATCCACGTCTCGGCCGTCAGGTCTACGTTAGTGAACCCCACAACATACCATTCGCCGGTACCACGCCTGCACTCCATGACATACCCGGAGCCATCCATGTGTATATTGGCAGATAACATGCCATCCTTGCACAGCTCGTAGCCGGGGGTGACATGGCTCTTCAGATAGTCCAGACAGGCCTCCTTGGTATGGAACGTCACATGGCGCCTCGGTACGCCGTCACAGCAGCCCGGGACATGGGACCTGAACCAGTACTTGGCCGCACGTACACGCTCGTCGATGCATTTATGGCAGGCCGGACACCCGTCCAGCAGGTCCATAGGGACGGGCGGGTCAATACGCTCTACGCCGCATACGCAGCATACGTCCTTCCTACTTGCCATCGTCCACCTCCTTGACGACCTGCACGTTGAAACCGTGCTCGCCTTCGCCGGACAGCTTGGCTATCTGGGCGTTGGCGTACTCGTTTGCCTCCCCACAGGTTGCGAAGCGCTTCCTGTAGTGGTGCTCGTATTCGCTGGACTCTATTATAACCTTGTACATTTCACTGTCTCCATATCGTATGTCACTTGAACAGGGCGACCACCTCGATGACCGCCATCAGTATACCGAATGCGTATTTCAGCACCTTCCACCACGTCACCCTGACCGCTCCCGGAACGGCCGCCCCGGATGCCACGGACATGTCATCCGGCTTGATGTCGTGCATGGCCTCATGCACCACCTGCATGTGGACCACCGGTCCCGGTTCAGGATCCAGTCCGTCAAGGTCCCTGTACATTATTACAGGGGTGCCTGAACTCCCACGGTCGCCGTCAAGGTCCTCGTACCGTATCACAGGCGCATCGGAATACCACGGGTCGAACGACACACCGCACAGGCCATTACCGGATATCTCCCTGTCCGTCATGTCATCCCCGCTTACCGAACGGAGTCCCGTCCATGTACACGAAACGGCGGAACGCCACGTCAAACTTGTACGTCATCCCGTCGACGGACACCCCGTCGCTGCAATGGCCGGTTATCATCCCGGTGTAACCCTTCTGACTGTCCACCACCCTGAGGAATATGCCACCAAGGACCGGGTCACGCTCGATCCGGCCGCTTATGTCGCTCAGCATCTCGTCGGCATCCCCG is from Fibrobacter sp. and encodes:
- a CDS encoding ATP-binding protein; this encodes MKKHPVVTNGKFFHNTLRSVGYNTYTAIADIIDNSVEPEVGSTMVSVIPEYTGTGQNAKITAIRIVDNGSGMSLETLDEAMALGSETGKTGKHNLGMYGTGLKTAAFSMGQTLEVYSKLSGSDYISYAKMSLAEAIANGSDIEVEIGSYKTSEIAIIANDIGGHGTIVRISDLDRMKTFNYGTFVGTATKRLSIIFSKFFNPDPHCPPVDSQNANFVRMYVGNQRVPYVDVAKCSRFAEHWKDPDNDNTMIIDGHRIKYNVWFSPTVFADDEAKTDDAIHDKYIGRQMSNQGFYVFRQNRLIGQGLTFGLWARHPSVNGLHIEIFVDGDTDYLFGTGFTKTASDTTDIKEEVLSTFRYRFMHFVKQAQDRNSKSSKLSVEETLKKAAMYNAIVDDLNSKPTLRVPGIKATNSGNGTAKEHEHRGPQANPNPIKKRNAQWITEIVEAHIGEYGKMYECEFGENGSIVKINVDHAFYTEFYNKLDVQMQATMGKILACNLNALIRSGYFADDDISEAIESFFAAQSTAIRTALS
- a CDS encoding DUF2493 domain-containing protein codes for the protein MVCGSRGITDPRLVFRIIDEYVETLGDDVTIIEGEAKGVDQLARKWAEEHGKAIMSFPAEWDLYGKSAGFKRNCDMVAACDHCLIMWDGQSKGTKHDIDLCTKSGKPHKIVIVE
- a CDS encoding transposase, with protein sequence MVVVKTYKNKLYNRDTLKYLDHILIISGHIYNHCIALHRRYYAMYGKMLNKYQLQKHLTKVKRQNQEWNEVPSQAIQDITDRIDRAYSLFFSNLKAKRKTNPPHFQKSSKYHSFTTKQSGYKFHDGNRIRIGKKDFPYWNSRDIDGKVKTLTVKRKSSGYYIYVVIEKEEEQTEWAKSGEIVGFDFSLHNFLVASNSDDCSMPKLLKSNLGKLKKLSRRFSKSKGKRGSLRTLQKLHEKIVNQRSDMHWKLARQLCRDYDVMVFETLDLAKMERKYKKSINDFGFSAFLSILEYVSRQTGKTVMYADKYYPSSQLCSECGYQNPLLKDVGIRHWTCPCCGAEHDRDTNAARNLCKVGASTFPLCGTI
- a CDS encoding leucine-rich repeat domain-containing protein; this encodes MPGQLMHMSYVMWMEQQMAKGNIPSGPEPVPPEPVPPIVLPPQTIRFRFENADYDPTVIENGGVWTKVADSSYNDWDWYCEDTDWSGKFNNNNSGYTFTEDIKVSILITGDMANITSAAGMFNDCTGLTNMPENSFPSLTVCTAMFQDCTNLASIPNNAFPNLTNGIAMFNGCTSLASIPENAFPKLIDGSWMFQNCTNLASIPKNAFQNLVKCNGMFNGCASLTSIDANAFQNLSRAPDIMFKNCTSLTSIADGAFTSLTECVAMFRDCTSLASLPNNAFPNLTKCTAMFYRCTALTSIPENSFQKLVDGSNMFQGCTSLTRIPENSFPSLTVCTAMFQGCTSLTSIDANAFQNLTIGSNSMFNNCTKLTSIAGNAFPNLTDGFFMFQNSTSLTSIDANAFPNLVSGDFMFSGCTGLTSIPENAFPNLTNGYCMFSGCTSLTSIADGAFTSLTECMAMFQDCTSLTSLPNNAFPNLTTCTAMFYRCTALTSIPENSFQNLTTCSAMFNGCTSLANIPENALSNLTNGTALFYNCTSLTSIPENLCPNLTNSASMFNGCTNVQSGALNLYKNLLAGGKVTAHTDTFKNCGKDTETGLEELQQIPQSWGGLAEG